One part of the Microbulbifer sp. THAF38 genome encodes these proteins:
- a CDS encoding phage tail protein, with amino-acid sequence MTLSLVLTTAGQKAIVDENNAGTLPVKLSKIALGTGRWSPDATATGLQQEFKRLTTISGNVEVANDMLHITLKDESSDIYDVNEFGLFTDTGVLYAIYSVGPGAAPVGKKGANSTYLLSLDIKLSGSSTDKITVGDTGFSNPSATTSRAGVIPVATQAEVNTGSIDDKAVTPKTLHQRISVLALANHSHAYATTSRDGLTRLASQQAVDAGDSGTLVVTPKTLQKKLNDNKPATASTSQTGTVTLASQSDVDIGREKKKVVTPETLKGYINKQFPGQLIYIWGGEIKDLPAEYKLCNGSNGTRDLRNRFVLGAGGSYSAGASGGATTARTSKNGAHSHAITVNNHTLTLSQIPSHRHHHDLGRYDDSTQGTPQQHWILRGYDRGNWDNALNTYTRYSGGGGAHNHTASASSNNGHDHTVAILPPYYALAYVQRVTP; translated from the coding sequence AGTACTTACCACCGCGGGGCAAAAGGCCATCGTGGATGAGAATAATGCCGGAACTCTACCGGTTAAATTATCTAAGATTGCCTTAGGTACAGGTCGTTGGAGCCCGGATGCTACTGCTACAGGGCTACAACAGGAATTTAAAAGACTAACAACCATTTCTGGCAATGTGGAAGTTGCCAACGATATGTTGCATATCACCCTAAAGGATGAAAGTAGCGACATTTATGATGTTAATGAGTTTGGCTTATTTACTGACACAGGGGTGCTATATGCCATCTATTCTGTGGGACCTGGAGCTGCTCCAGTCGGAAAAAAAGGAGCTAACTCTACTTATCTACTCTCTCTGGATATTAAGTTGTCTGGTAGTAGTACCGATAAGATTACTGTTGGAGATACCGGTTTTAGTAATCCATCGGCGACTACCAGTCGCGCGGGAGTTATTCCAGTTGCGACACAAGCGGAAGTTAATACTGGTAGCATTGATGATAAAGCCGTAACGCCTAAAACACTTCACCAACGTATTTCAGTCTTGGCACTCGCTAATCATAGTCACGCCTATGCGACTACAAGTCGAGATGGGTTAACCCGTTTGGCTTCGCAACAGGCCGTTGATGCTGGGGATAGCGGCACACTGGTAGTTACTCCGAAAACCCTACAAAAGAAGCTGAATGATAATAAGCCTGCAACGGCAAGCACAAGCCAGACTGGAACCGTTACACTGGCTAGTCAAAGCGATGTGGATATCGGTAGAGAAAAGAAAAAAGTTGTCACTCCTGAGACCTTAAAAGGGTATATCAATAAGCAGTTCCCAGGCCAGTTGATATATATCTGGGGTGGAGAAATTAAGGATTTACCAGCCGAGTACAAGCTCTGTAACGGAAGTAATGGCACACGGGATTTACGTAATCGTTTTGTACTGGGTGCTGGAGGAAGTTACTCTGCTGGAGCTAGCGGTGGGGCAACGACTGCGAGAACCAGTAAAAATGGTGCTCACTCCCATGCCATTACGGTAAATAATCATACTTTAACATTATCTCAGATTCCCAGTCACCGTCACCATCATGATCTTGGCCGTTACGATGATAGTACTCAGGGAACTCCTCAGCAACACTGGATATTAAGAGGCTATGATCGCGGCAATTGGGATAATGCGTTAAATACTTATACTCGCTATAGCGGCGGTGGTGGCGCACATAACCATACTGCAAGTGCATCTTCAAATAACGGCCATGACCATACTGTGGCGATTTTACCTCCCTATTATGCGTTGGCTTATGTTCAGCGTGTAACACCATAA